Part of the Janibacter alkaliphilus genome is shown below.
GCCGCCTGGTGCATCTGGTCGCTGAGGTCCTGGATGAGCTCGGCGAGCTCGGCAGCCGGCATCTGGCTGCCGTCCGGGCGCGACGGGGCACCGCTCTCCCCCTTCGCCGTGGACCGCCCGGAGCCGGGGCGCCCCCGGGACTGGCTGCGGCCGGAGCCCATGAGGGCGTCGGTGTCGGCGTCCTCGCGCTGCAGCATGTCGGTGATGTCGGCGATCTTCTTGCGCAGCGGCTGCGGGTCGAGGCCGCGCTCCCGGTTGTAGGCGATCTGCTTCTCCCGGCGGCGCTGGGTCTCGTCGATCGCCTCCTGCATCGAGGGGGTGATCTGGTCGGCATACATGTGCACCTGGCCGGAGACGTTGCGGGCGGCCCGACCGATGGTCTGGATGAGCGAGCGGGCGCTGCGCAGGAAGCCCTCCTTGTCCGCGTCGAGGATGCTCACCAGCGACACCTCGGGCAGGTCGAGCCCCTCGCGCAGCAGGTTGATCCCGACGAGCACGTCGAACTCGCCGCTGCGCAGCTCGCGCAGCAGCTCCACCCGGCGGAGGGTGTCGATGTCGGAGTGCAGGTAGCGCACCCGCACCCCTTGCTCGAGCAGGTAGTCGGTGAGGTCCTCGGCCATCTTCTTGGTCAGCGTGGTGACCAGCACCCGCTCGTCCCGCTCGGAGCGGACCCGCACCTCGTGCAGCAGGTCGTCGATCTGACCCTTGGTGGGCTTGAGCACGACCTCGGGGTCGACCAGGCCGGTCGGGCGGATGACCTGCTCGACGTAGCCGTCGCCCTTGGCCATCTCGTAGTCGCCCGGGGTCGCCGAGAGGTAGACGGTCTGGCCGATCCGGGTGAGGAACTCCTCCCACTTCAGCGGCCGGTTGTCCATGGCGCTGGGCAGCCGGAAGCCGTGGTCGACCAGGGTCCGCTTGCGGGACATGTCGCCCTCGAACATCGCACCGATCTGCGGGACGGTCTGGTGGGACTCGTCGAGCACCAGCAGGAAGTCCTCGGGGAAGTAGTCGAGCAGGCAGCTCGGCGCCGAGCCGGGGCTGCGGCCGTCGATGTGCATCGAGTAGTTCTCGATCCCGGAGCAGGTGCCGACCTGGCGCATCATCTCGATGTCGTAGGTGGTGCGCATCCGCAGCCGCTGGGCCTCGAGCATCTTGCCCTGCCGCTCGAAGGTGGCCAGCTGCTCGCCGAGCTCGTGCTCGATGCCGCCGATGGCCCGCTCCATCCGCTCCGGTCCGGCGACGTAGTGGGTGGCCGGGAAGACGTAGATCTCGCTCTCCTCGCGGACCACCTCGCCGGTCAGCGGGTGCAGCGTGTAGATCCGCTCGATCTCGTCGCCGAAGAACTCGATCCGCACGGCCAGCTCCTCGTAGACCGGGATGATCTCGACGGTGTCGCCGCGCACCCGGAAGGTGCCGCGGGTGAAGGCCAGGTCGTTGCGGGTGTACTGCATGGTGACGAACTGGCGCAGCAGCTCGTCCCGGTCCCGCTCGTCGCCGACCTTCAGCTTGACCATCCGGTCGACGTACTCCTGCGGGGTGCCCAGGCCGTAGATGCAGGAGACCGAGGCGACGACGACGACGTCGCGCCGGGTGAGCAGGCTGTTGGTGGCGCTGTGCCGCAGCCGCTCCACCTCGTCGTTGATCGAGGAGTCCTTCTCGATGTAGGTGTCCGTCTGCGGGACGTAGGCCTCGGGCTGGTAGTAGTCGTAGTAGCTGACGAAGTACTCGACCGCGTTGTTCGGCAGCAGCTCGCGGAACTCGTTGGCCAGCTGCGCGGCGAGGGTCTTGTTCGGCGCCATCACCAAGGTCGGGCGCTGCACCTTCTCGATGAGCCAGGCCGTGGTGGCCGACTTGCCAGTGCCGGTGGCGCCGAGCAGGACCACGTCCTGCTCGCCGCGCTCGACCCGGTCGGCGAGCTGGGCGATGGCGGTCGGCTGGTCGCCGGCAGGGTCGTACTCGGAGACCACCTCGAAGGGGGCCACCGTGCGCTGCAGATCGGTCACGGGACGCATGTACCCAACCTAAGCCCCGGCACCGACAACGTATTCCGACTGGCCCTCCCCCTTCGACAGTCCCCAACTCCCTAGGCTCCTGGATGTGCCTAGCCTGCAGGCTGAGCGTCTGCGGTCTGCCTAGGCAGTTGGGGGATCAGGGGGCGGTTGGTGGGTCGGGAGTCCAGGACGTGGCGGAGGCCCAGGCCGTGATCCGGGGGTGGGCGGCGGCGAACCACGCCTCCTTCGCCTCCGCGTACGCCGCCCGGTCCAGCCCGAGGCCGGCGAGGCGCTCCTTCTCCGCGCGGTAGGCGAGCCGCTCGCCCTCCTCGGACCGCAGCCAGTCACGGAGGACCATCGCCCAGCGCCAGCCCGGTGAGCCGACCTCACGGACGTGGACGTGCACCGGCATGCCCGGATCGGCGCCCTGGTGGTACCGCTTCGGCCACACCTGACCGTCCTCGGAGCGGTCCTGGGTGATCTCGTCCCGCCGCGGCCAGCCGCCGGCCAGCATCGCCGCGACGAAGTCGGGCCGGTC
Proteins encoded:
- the uvrB gene encoding excinuclease ABC subunit UvrB → MRPVTDLQRTVAPFEVVSEYDPAGDQPTAIAQLADRVERGEQDVVLLGATGTGKSATTAWLIEKVQRPTLVMAPNKTLAAQLANEFRELLPNNAVEYFVSYYDYYQPEAYVPQTDTYIEKDSSINDEVERLRHSATNSLLTRRDVVVVASVSCIYGLGTPQEYVDRMVKLKVGDERDRDELLRQFVTMQYTRNDLAFTRGTFRVRGDTVEIIPVYEELAVRIEFFGDEIERIYTLHPLTGEVVREESEIYVFPATHYVAGPERMERAIGGIEHELGEQLATFERQGKMLEAQRLRMRTTYDIEMMRQVGTCSGIENYSMHIDGRSPGSAPSCLLDYFPEDFLLVLDESHQTVPQIGAMFEGDMSRKRTLVDHGFRLPSAMDNRPLKWEEFLTRIGQTVYLSATPGDYEMAKGDGYVEQVIRPTGLVDPEVVLKPTKGQIDDLLHEVRVRSERDERVLVTTLTKKMAEDLTDYLLEQGVRVRYLHSDIDTLRRVELLRELRSGEFDVLVGINLLREGLDLPEVSLVSILDADKEGFLRSARSLIQTIGRAARNVSGQVHMYADQITPSMQEAIDETQRRREKQIAYNRERGLDPQPLRKKIADITDMLQREDADTDALMGSGRSQSRGRPGSGRSTAKGESGAPSRPDGSQMPAAELAELIQDLSDQMHQAATDLHFELAARLRDEIGDLKKELRQMTEATR